A window from Plasmodium cynomolgi strain B DNA, chromosome 7, whole genome shotgun sequence encodes these proteins:
- a CDS encoding hypothetical protein (putative) has product MLSIQTCQSSNRVDFLLRGKFVKGSKRDFLLAAKVSLCIFEPLSRTPQGTTKALFCEPIGLFAFLFESASIQEGKHQDQFLIVDEKLNFRILKFDGSFVETCFLGNFRSSKLKKYVNYSTLKSGEKKNEFFQQYAKHIHVCKLKKVFLVCIENIFFVILNESNWIYKKLSDYCLNYDFRVRYISNERNVDILYDPLQLRHYIIHRNRRGRKRLKYISSSFSGDCKAHVYAVCMSHPEAGPAQGSSKGSGLRTGLTSGIPTGLPTGLPSDLPTGLPTGHAPGFPPTDRGQRRKHPLTRRSKCLIKVNKIRIEKCPKKESSCIRFRKNVSFVTLLECTTEGYSNVQSGPSCADQRGTSSLSTTHCDRLLREGGSFVRNAQNGGLFVNPRDHNEVGKSNHVTSPPQGSTPYGGYEANETGMTSLLGSGRVAPTKHTVYSHDEEQPYGEFQIRRQYSTEKNQQKKNYYNEFSNCTSLKICFIVNFIKNKKSHVDFVRHVLFLFDREENEMMKLMKNLWRTNMFETNDWDLLNMYGIDLPGDEGLMNHNNYLVDSSLKWNSLYGHIKKSKGGETGRHNFGTCPLCQYHFGKMKLLQGDPVFEQIFERNFFCRYGGVGDEKEGTRGTNDSVNADDARRVAAFLLGLSTRLKLLLLYFSLFFYSSSKTLSNSSCTVLLRRQHGGPSIMLELAMHIYLLNLFVVHIFNYGCGDSGEDSSANPALGKLAAGKLATGKLATEKLATAKLASAHAHRHKYDITHMEEEPNGGSENGASGCTQKGDRLTNEMLLLMCQKLNRLFGEYITDSPQRSSAGIEITLPIFLRDRLETTEGETTSRIATHHFEIVKRIIMDLQNLRHISLTSYGANLTVVNYRVSLNTDVFFVNKLRYFRIVKRDEAYEEIEDNILCSDYFVTCRKVCASGWSSSYGSGSTSARINNFICADMDIAITTVGGVSTVGGSSTYGRSSSVSARLSRRKTQPPVQLEPARGVNSSIVHPTHVSLQISKSAFNEIYERRKNAFFTHPQGGDPNEGAATEERRGAPSQKRSKRRKKSPCYLNNENDAEDSIGKAPWDEESPPRKDKNPFGNPSLGEDNALSNALIVSLGRDYPRETHPVGNPFVKRYLSVDLRGKKMYVIILLFDMVESKMFIKRTIFARGSSSTQGQVSNYFRNLIASSKGMYCISSLGSTSVGGTPASPSKSSTMMEESTSFILSLSEEQADELFMIKSCVCMVSRQQQIKYIFKNVKKAYYTYERAKTVKDYKYKEKAIGSSPPSMESQSSITDELKKIASLCKGTAQVRGDQPELRRDQPELRRGQPELRRGQPDLRRDMQDDDHILSVKRLKKKLSSDGLIILDKNNDLHRLTLGHKVLLARQTIQATAPLTIQATAPPENHISMHTFMIRFNDQLSILCMTSYLKTSYLYVRSKNNLFGSFQNSLSLLREEKKASRIEANIFTMSGRVPTKTHSQGKNVHIKRGNQQNDMKKKKFEMIKEEKLESLNLTKGKLVYAKCIGQNGRSNFYVLLISTNSITVNHYYVDPLSGTPVLLMDTSSWGLTSSPVVHYHFDKGILALSYVSGLVELFYLDGMNNLCFLIDRVSCEERIHSIYMIPKEEKKGVPSNKANTQFVGDVYEYSIDTLNDHCTITGMIKLNNFLLIGTNEGVVKAYDIFQSSNAPRNDLFLRHFRVYKNQRRVTKIFDEFLLGNNSVYFLNPLTGHDGWSEPPGAVYQKRFRAISFCESGMFMFVSDRVMRGGTARAARATRAARAMHSAEGARRRNHNYLDELKARVNGYFGNLLNLEKDKLCDLLRDKRIGEGGMPNRNIFVLPLRIFKNGVDPSSGGVSRSNPPNKSNHSMEAHQMDNSPSDATNRGSNEPCVEGHKKVIPSRPISRKNHETVTTNKSHFDYASINQRLIKVKYDMSVNNIVLIKNNDRTFPYLIIIILNQKLYSGLIQRDQLFAEKRKSCKQECSICKFVKFDRSSPLCDYYTENFVLYSEVSRERRQGGLPVEGLPAEGRSNDRAEFRRRHCHGGAKKEGRLSAKCVNTDEPNKTNGLPPEKRDKERGIGTHCGSNNPCLKMNKKIINTFKSSSLSDVFLINLDRKYILTELFLICSSTEKGEIIDAIEGSADRKQEGGQSSGQSSGHSPGHSSGQSPGHSSGQSPGQSSGQIPGQSSGQIPGQSSEQNPGYHFSGHVARPPCGFPPRRFPVKLLTNSLDLEGNTKDSPNSLCIYTQLYLRDQNLFAWNKNVLCLLRNQCVNFVNRFYAFLFYNTVSRTHELNPFFQDRWVAKNIAVTREGSSELALGDLTVKSAPRGRDNYYPKDEEKRRELLHNCVNRICNILMVLIGMKTQEVISKNLFLHSSHKKGRGGESNGSYKGERGDTHEEDARDIRSGDAKGSGTKKKKGTGDHYNCTKKQRKMGNNETVPLDQKGGPIDPSKCVDDGDGSGSPIADSPQKQIDVTPDPTTNLWEVLKHVEEEAEKYPKYLRRMNLPEELNPQEGSNGKPSLNRNVVTKMLFVSLFNQVENIYKLGLLGGVPSKRREADNVGASTSVSSSVSSSVSTSVRSPANEGDCYLTFLAMHLKGSKYHFSSVTEYYKIVSKKSAKGRRGPLETDPLEEYAVKRDDRAVGEADGVGKPVGAGVPTGVGEAGGGASPRSGTPRCRNKTHKKEHTQVRRRRIHKIIHHDRCTRQGKGRLLVRVSFWINIKYVYKNLLVMRLEQRPASEGVASEGVANNGAANNGAANNGAANEGPPTPARKDKTARKDKTALVFQKAKREDILSFFIKNTTTTTPLTYMSRGMKNIKTFLTKYLIFTQKNHIVLLKIVFAKSNRKISKSKNGLMEKILQNCIYDKKMLLYRTQEGRIVKFSDIFNELLGQQYVIKNRSSGKKGLSEVEYIEMLASSRGRPDGAPTNTTGGTMGGTTNTTRNTRGNNPARSANPDRSANPEGSAQSTPSAANPRHGEYPNKQQYHMMKQKEEQYVDLFKSYTFEEQFNLAEKEFLYPLKYEIVEHHRNEENFENINDMHVYENKILIVTKSYVRLYQYDEQKNTLTLQCSNTFYNMNNMIINEKYRKALVLRGIFQSVNITSKRFLSVYYILGKCMHYIGNIKLRNKIKLIFENKLLHSVMGINMNVNHREHMIDSIRTYQKFFFNFFLVDSKCNFLSIYSSPFGEDKQRQSYFYDHNRAVQICHDLISYDFSDRKSAFHLLNDMYDMRANKNTSYFSLQTRMQDYGDIIRSDLYHMRVYRSAPPCANQPVEYYPRRAGTKHAQEPSLERNIVRKIEEMNKYRFDPIRDYNGVIKNNIRDNCYYDVDFYHFLDCIHNMDQGTFSKETKLAEYKNYLKNSFADNSLFQIYFNFLTYMSNNPNMFHHMKKYLHFHPYSTKLLKNRTYFFNMDLLNVIFSFDNDALDELKSVLSLFPTCPSLDELFTAVSLLHMPLGGA; this is encoded by the exons ATGCTAAGCATACAAACATGTCAGAGCAGCAATCGAGTGGATTTCCTACTGCGGGGGAAATTCGTCAAGGGCAGCAAAAGGGACTTTCTCCTGGCCGCAAAG GTAAGCTTGTGTATATTCGAGCCCCTGTCCCGAACCCCGCAAGGGACAACAAAGGCGTTGTTTTGCGAACCCATCGGATTATTTGCCTTCCTGTTTGAAAGCGCGTCG ATCCAGGAGGGGAAGCACCAAGACCAATTCCTCATCGTAgatgaaaaattgaatttcCGAATCTTAAAATTTGACGGAAGTTTCGTAGAGACATGCTTCCTTGGGAACTTCAGATCATCcaaactgaaaaaatatgtgaactATTCAACCctaaaaagtggagaaaaaaaaaatgagttttTCCAGCAGTATGCCAAGCACATCCACGtgtgcaaattaaaaaaagtttttctaGTGTgcatagaaaatattttttttgtaatactTAATGAATCAAATTGGATCTACAAAAAGTTAAGTGACTATTGTCTCAATTACGACTTTCGAGTCAGATATATTTCCAACGAGAGGAATGTTGATATTCTTTACGACCCTCTGCAGCTGAGGCATTATATCATTCACAGGAACAGACGTGGAAGGAAAAGGCTTAAgtatatttcttcttccttttcgggGGACTGCAAGGCGCATGTCTACGCGGTATGTATGAGTCATCCCGAGGCAGGACCGGCCCAGGGCAGCAGCAAAGGAAGCGGCCTGCGAACCGGTCTAACAAGCGGCATACCAACCGGTCTACCAACCGGCCTACCAAGTGACCTACCAACCGGCCTACCAACCGGACATGCACCGGGTTTTCCCCCCACTGATAGAGGCCAACGCAGGAAGCACCCCCTGACAAGGAGAAGCAAGTGCCTCATTAAGGTGAACAAAATACGCATCGAAAAATGTCCAAAGAAAGAATCATCCTGTATTCGTTTTCGAAAAAACGTTTCCTTTGTAACGCTCTTGGAGTGCACCACGGAGGGGTACTCAAATGTGCAGAGTGGCCCATCCTGTGCTGATCAGCGTGGTACCAGCAGTTTAAGTACCACTCATTGTGACAGATTATTGAGAGAAGGGGGTTCGTTCGTGAGGaatgcgcaaaatggggggttATTCGTAAATCCGCGGGATCACAACGAGGTGGGAAAATCAAACCATgttacttctcccccccaagggAGCACGCCTTACGGAGGATACGAAGCCAACGAAACGGGAATGACTTCCCTTCTTGGCAGTGGAAGAGTTGCCCCAACGAAACATACAGTTTATTCCCACGATGAAGAGCAACCATACGGTGAATTTCAAATCAGGAGACAATACTCCACTGAGAAAAAtcaacaaaagaaaaattactaTAATGAATTTTCCAACTGCACAagcttaaaaatatgtttcattgtgaattttataaaaaataaaaaaagtcacGTCGATTTTGTAAGACAcgttttattccttttcgaTAGGGAAGAGAACGAAATGAtgaaattaatgaaaaatttgtggAGGACAAACATGTTTGAGACAAACGATTGGGATTTGCTTAACATGTATGGAATAGATCTCCCAGGTGATGAAGGTCTGATGAATCACAACAACTATTTAGTGGATTCATCTCTTAAATGGAATTCGCTTTATggacatataaaaaagtcGAAGGGTGGAGAAACCGGAAGGCATAATTTTGGGACATGTCCACTGTGCCAGTACCATTTTGGGAAAATGAAGTTGCTCCAAGGGGACCCCGTATTTGAGCAGATTTTCGAGAGAAACTTTTTCTGTCGGTACGGAGGGGTAGGGGATGAAAAGGAGGGCACCCGTGGTACTAACGATTCGGTTAATGCAGATGATGCGAGGAGAGTGGCGGCATTTCTGCTCGGCCTCTCCACCAGGTTGAAACTCCTCCTTCTctacttttccctttttttctactcCAGCAGCAAAACGTTGAGTAACTCCTCCTGCACCGTCCTGTTGAGGAGGCAACACGGGGGGCCTTCAATTATGCTCGAGCTAGCCATGCACATTTACCTTTTGAATCTTTTTGtagttcatatttttaactaTGGCTGTGGCGATTCGGGGGAGGACTCTTCAGCCAACCCCGCACTGGGGAAATTAGCAGCGGGGAAATTGGCGACGGGGAAATTAGCGACCGAGAAATTAGCGACCGCGAAATTGGCGAGTGCGCATGCCCACCGCCATAAGTATGACATAACCCATATGGAGGAAGAACCCAACGGAGGAAGTGAGAATGGCGCTAGTGGGTGCACGCAGAAGGGAGATAGACTAACGAATGAAATGTTGCTCTTGATGTGTCAAAAATTGAATCGACTCTTTGGGGAATACATAACTGATTCCCCACAACGTAGCAGTGCAGGAATTGAAATAACTTTACCAATTTTTCTTAGAGACAGGTTGGAGACAACGGAGGGAGAAACCACAAGTAGAATTGCTACACATCATTtcgaaattgtaaaaaggatCATAATGGACCTACAGAATCTGCGACATATATCTCTCACCT CGTATGGCGCGAACCTTACTGTGGTGAATTATCGCGTCTCTCTCAACAcggacgttttttttgtaaacaaaTTGAGATACTTCAGAATTGTTAAAAGGGATGAAGCATACGAGGAAATCGAGGATAACATTTTATGTTCGGATTATTTTGTTACGTGCCGCA AGGTGTGTGCCAGCGGGTGGAGCTCTAGCTATGGCTCAGGTTCTACCTCTGCCCGCATCAATAATTTCATTTGCGCAGATATGGATATCGCGATTACAACAGTTGGGGGTGTGTCCACCGTGGGAGGAAGCTCTACGTATGGCAGGAGTAGCAGTGTTTCTGCGCGGCTGTCGCGCAGGAAGACACAGCCACCAGTACAGCTGGAACCAGCGAGAGGTGTAAACTCGTCGATTGTGCACCCCACCCATGTCTCGCTTCAAATCAGCAAAAGTGCCTTCAACGAGATATACGAGAGAAGAAAGAACGCCTTTTTCACTCACCCCCAGGGGGGTGATCCAAACGAGGGAGCAGCAACCGAGGAGAGGAGGGGTGCCCCCTCCCAAAAGAGATCcaaacggagaaaaaaatccccctGTTACCTTAACAACGAAAACGATGCAGAAGACAGTATAGGGAAGGCACCATGGGACGAAGAATCTCCTCCCCGAAAGGACAAAAATCCATTTGGAAATCCTTCCCTAGGGGAGGACAATGCGTTATCGAATGCTCTCATTGTATCGTTAGGGAGAGACTATCCTAGGGAGACCCATCCTGTGGGGAACCCCTTCGTTAAAAGATACCTCTCAGTTGATCTCcgagggaagaaaatgtaTGTCATTATTTTGCTATTCGACATGGTAGAatccaaaatgttcataaaaaggaCCATTTTTGCGAGAGGGAGCTCATCTACGCAAGGGCAGGTGAGTAACTACTTTAGGAACTTAATTGCATCGTCAAAAGGGATGTATTGTATAAGCTCCCTGGGAAGTACCTCCGTGGGTGGCACGCCTGCTTCACCGTCCAAATCGAGTACCATGATGGAAGAAAGCACAAGCTTTATCCTCTCCCTAAGTGAGGAACAGGCGGACGAACTATTCATGATCAAGTCGTGCGTTTGTATGGTTTCACGTCAGCAGCAGAttaagtacatttttaaaaatgtaaagaaggCATACTACACTTATGAGAGGGCCAAAACGGTGAAGGATTACAAATACAAGGAAAAGGCGATCGGTAGTTCTCCGCCCAGTATGGAGAGCCAGTCCAGCATCACGGATGAACTGAAAAAGATTGCCAGTCTGTGCAAAGGAACGGCGCAGGTGAGGGGAGACCAGCCTGAGTTGCGAAGAGACCAGCCTGAGCTGCGGAGAGGCCAGCCTGAGCTGCGGAGAGGCCAGCCTGACCTACGGAGAGACATGCAGGACGACGATCACATATTGAGTGTGAAgagattgaaaaaaaagctcTCATCAGATGGGCTAATTATCCTGGACAAGAATAATGACCTGCACAGGTTGACCCTCGGCCACAAGGTGCTCCTGGCGAGGCAGACAATTCAGGCCACAGCTCCCCTGACAATTCAGGCCACTGCTCCTCCGGAGAATCACATCAGCATGCACACCTTTATGATACGTTTCAACGACCAACTGAGCATTCTCTGCATGACTAGCTACTTGAAGACCTCCTATTTGTACGTCCGAAGCAAGAACAACCTGTTCGGGTCTTTCCAAAATTCGCTCTCTCTGctgagagaagaaaaaaaagcgtctCGCATAGAAGCAAATATCTTCACCATGTCAGGGAGAGTCCCCACGAAAACCCACTcgcagggaaaaaacgtccatatcaaaagggggaaccaACAAAAcgacatgaaaaaaaaaaaatttgaaatgaTCAAAGAAGAGAAATTAGAATCACTTAATCTTACGAAAGGAAAACTTGTTTATGCAAAATGTATAggtcaaaatggaagaagcaatttttatgtCCTGTTGATAAGCACGAATAGCATCACTGTAAATCATTATTATGTGGATCCTCTCAGTGGTACCCCTGTACTACTGATGGATACATCCTCGTGGGGTCTGACCTCCTCCCCAGTGGTTCACTACCACTTCGATAAGGGCATCCTTGCCTTATCATACGTAAGTGGCCTCGTCGAGTTGTTTTACCTAGACGGGATGAATAATCTCTGTTTTTTAATCGATCGAGTGTCCTGTGAGGAAAGAATACACTCCATTTATATGATCcccaaggaggagaaaaaaggggtccCCTCCAACAAGGCT AACACACAATTCGTGGGAGACGTATATGAGTACTCCATAGACACCTTAAACGATCATTGTACCATCACCGGGATGATAAAgctgaataattttttactcatCGGGACAAACGAAGGAGTTGTTAAAGCGTATGACATTTTCCAGTCAAGCAACGCTCCAAGAAATGACCTCTTTTTGCGTCACTTCCGGGTTTATAAAAATCAGAGGAGAGTAACCAAAATATTTGATGAGTTTTTACTTGGGAATAATtccgtttattttttgaatccATTGACAGGGCACGACGGGTGGTCCGAGCCTCCAGGGGCTGTCTATCAGAAGAGATTCCGAGCAATCTCCTTTTGCGAAAGCGGCATGTTTATGTTCGTGTCGGATAGGGTTATGCGGGGGGGAACGGCGAGAGCGGCGAGGGCGACGAGAGCGGCGAGAGCGATGCATTCGGCGGAAGGGGCAAGGAG GCGAAACCACAACTATTTGGACGAACTGAAAGCAAGGGTGAACGGCTACTTTGGCAACCTGCTGAACCTCGAAAAGGACAAGTTGTGCGACCTCTTGCGGGATAAGCGTATAGGAGAAGGAGGCATGCCAAACAGgaacatttttgttctccccctgcgaattttcaaaaatggagtTGATCCCTCATCGGGGGGGGTAAGCCGATCGAATCCGCCAAACAAATCGAACCATTCGATGGAAGCACACCAAATGGACAACTCACCCAGTGACGCTACAAATAGGGGTTCAAATGAACCCTGCGTAGAAGGGCATAAAAAAGTCATCCCCTCTCGCCCCATTAGTCGGAAAAATCACGAAACCGTCACCACAAACAAAAGTCACTTCGATTATGCATCGATCAACCAAAGGTTAATAAAGGTCAAATATGACATGAGTGTAAATAATATCGtcttaattaaaaacaaCGATAGGACCTTCCCCTACCTCATCATTATCATCCTAAACCAAAAGCTGTACAGTGGACTGATCCAAAGGGACCAACTCTTTGCTGAAAAGAGGAAGAGTTGTAAGCAGGAATGTTCAATTTGTAAGTTTGTAAAATTCGACAGGTCGTCTCCACTTTGTGATTACTACACGGAGAATTTTGTTCTCTACTCAGAGGTTAGTAGGGAGAGGAGGCAGGGGGGTCTTCCAGTGGAGGGTCTCCCTGCGGAGGGAAGAAGTAACGACCGTGCAGAGTTCAGAAGACGCCACTGCCATggtggcgcaaaaaaagagggcCGCCTCTCCGCCAAATGTGTGAACACAGATGAGCCAAACAAAACTAACGGATTGCCCCCGGAGAAGAGAGACAAAGAAAGAGGAATAGGAACCCACTGTGGAAGTAACAACCCGTGTCTGAAAATGAACAAGAAGATTATTAATACCTTTAAAAGTAGCAGCCTGTCCGATGTGTTTCTCATCAACCTAGATCGAAAATACATCCTTACTGAGTTGTTCCTGATTTGCTCCAGCACAGAGAAGGGGGAAATTATTGATGCCATCGAGGGGAGCGCCGATAGGAAGCAGGAAGGGGGGCAGAGCTCAGGGCAGAGCTCAGGACATAGCCCAGGACATAGCTCAGGACAGAGCCCAGGACATAGCTCAGGACAGAGCCCAGGACAGAGCTCAGGGCAGATCCCAGGACAGAGCTCAGGGCAGATCCCAGGACAGAGCTCAGAGCAAAACCCAGGGTATCATTTTTCCGGCCATGTCGCACGACCCCCCTGTGGGTTCCCCCCGCGACGCTTCCCCGTGAAGCTTCTCACGAACAGCCTTGACTTGGAGGGAAATACGAAAGATAGTCCCAACTCCTTGTGCATATACACCCAATTATACCTAAGGGATCAGAACCTCTTTGCTTGGAACAAAAATGTCTTGTGTCTTCTGCGCAACCAGTGCGTCAACTTTGTGAACAGATTCTACGCCTTCTTGTTTTACAACACCGTTAGCAGGACGCATGAGCTGAACCCGTTTTTTCAAGATAGGTGGGTAGCAAAGAATATAGCTGTTACCCGGGAAGGTAGTAGCGAGCTTGCTCTTGGTGACCTAACCGTTAAGAGTGCCCCCCGAGGTAGGGACAATTACTATCCTAAGGATGAAGAGAAGAGGAGGGAACTGCTGCATAACTGCGTCAATCGCATCTGCAACATATTGATGGTACTTATTGGAATGAAAACACAGGAGGTGATtagcaaaaatttgtttcttcacTCGAGTCATAAgaagggaagggggggagaatcGAACGGTAGCTACAAAGGTGAAAGGGGGGACACACACGAAGAAGATGCGCGAGACATCAGAAGTGGCGACGCGAAGGGAAGcggaacgaagaaaaaaaagggcaccgGGGATCACTACAACTGCACAAAGAAAcagagaaaaatgggaaacaaCGAGACTGTGCCATTGGACCAAAAGGGTGGCCCAATTGATCCCTCCAAGTGTGTAGACGACGGTGATGGAAGTGGAAGCCCTATAGCAGATTCACCCCAAAAACAGATCGACGTAACCCCAGACCCAACCACGAACCTATGGGAAGTTTTAAAACACGTTGAAGAGGAGGCAGAGAAATATCCCAAGTATCTTCGTCGGATGAACCTACCAGAGGAACTTAATCCACAGGAGGGTAGCAACGGGAAGCCTTCTCTAAACCGAAATGTGGtcacaaaaatgttatttgTAAGCTTATTCAACCAGGTAGAAAACATATACAAGTTGGGCCTGCTAGGGGGAGTGCCCTCCAAGCGGCGCGAAGCGGACAACGTAGGCGCGAGCACATCCGTGAGCTCATCCGTGAGCTCATCCGTGAGCACATCCGTGAGATCACCCGCGAACGAAGGCGACTGCTACCTAACCTTCCTCGCCATGCACCTCAAAGGGAGCAAGTACCACTTCAGCTCCGTGACCGAGTATTACAAAATAGTGAGCAAGAAAAGCGccaaggggaggaggggccCTCTCGAAACGGACCCCCTAGAGGAGTACGCTGTGAAAAGGGACGACCGAGCGGTTGGAGAAGCAGACGGAGTGGGCAAACCGGTAGGAGCAGGCGTACCAACCGGAGTGGGCGAAGCAGGTGGGGGCGCTTCCCCCCGGAGCGGAACCCCCCGATGTAGGAACAAGAcgcacaaaaaggagcacacacaagtgaggagaagaagaattcACAAAATTATTCACCATGACAGATGCACAAGACAAGGAAAAGGGAGACTCCTCGT GAGAGTTTCCTTCTGGATCAACATCAAATAtgtgtataaaaatttgctcGTTATGCGGCTTGAGCAGAGGCCCGCGAGCGAGGGGGTAGCCAGCGAGGGGGTAGCGAACAACGGGGCAGCTAACAACGGGGCAGCGAACAACGGGGCAGCGAACGAGGGGCCCCCCACACCCGCGCGCAAAGACAAAACCGCACGCAAAGACAAAACCGCGCTGGTATTCCAAAAGGCGAAGCGAGAAGAcatcctctccttcttcattaaAAACACAACGACGACCACCCCCCTCACCTACATGAGCAGGGGCATGAAAAACATAAAGACCTTCCTGACGAAGTACCTAATCTTCACGCAGAAAAATCACATAGTCCTACTCAAAAtcgtttttgcaaaaagtaatagaaaaatttcaaaaagcAAGAACGGACTGATGGAAAAAATCCTGCAGAATTGTATCTACGACAAGAAAATGCTTCTCTATCGAACGCAAGAAGGGAGAATAGTGAAATTTTCCGATATCTTTAATGAGCTGCTTGGCCAGCAGTACGTAATAAAGAACAGGTCCAGCGGGAAGAAGGGCCTAAGCGAAGTAGAGTACATAGAAATGTTAGCGAGTAGCAGGGGCAGGCCGGACGGGGCGCCGACCAACACGACGGGCGGCACGATGGGCGGCACGACGAACACAACGAGGAACACCCGGGGGAACAACCCAGCCCGAAGTGCGAACCCAGACCGAAGTGCCAACCCTGAGGGAAGCGCGCAAAGCACGCCGTCGGCAGCGAATCCAAGACATGGAGAATACCCAAACAAGCAGCAGTACCACATGatgaagcaaaaggaagagcaGTACGTGGACCTATTTAAAAGTTACACTTTCGAGGAACAATTTAACCTCGCAGAGAAGGAGTTCCTCTACCCCCTCAAGTACGAAATCGTGGAGCATCACagaaacgaagaaaattttgaaaacataaacgatatgcatgtgtatgaaaataaaattctcatCGTTACAAAAAGTTACGTTCGCTTGTACCAATAtgatgaacagaaaaatactCTGACCCTGCAATGCTCCAATACCTTTTACAATATGAATAACATgataattaatgaaaaatacagAAAGGCATTAGTCCTGCGAGGCATTTTCCAAAGTGTTAACATCACGTCGAAGAGGTTCCTGTCTGTTTATTACATACTCGGGAAGTGTATGCACTATATtggtaatataaaattacgaaacaaaataaaactcatttttgaaaataaattgctaCACAGTGTTATGGGGATTAACATGAATGTCAATCATAGGGAACACATGATAGACAGCATACGAACGtatcagaaatttttttttaatttttttcttgtcgactcgaaatgtaattttttatccataTATAGCTCACCATTCGGGGAAGACAAACAAAGGCAAAGTTACTTTTACGATCATAATCGGGCTGTGCAGATATGTCATGACCTCAT TTCGTACGATTTTTCGGATAGGAAAAGTGCCTTCCATTTACTAAACGATATGTATGATATGCGGGCCAATAAAAATACCTCCTACTTTTCTCTACAAACACGTATGCAGGACTATGGAGACATTATCAGAAGTGACCTTTACCACATGAGGGTGTACCGCTCTGCCCCCCCCTGTGCTAATCAGCCTGTTGAGTATTATCCCCGACGCGCAGGTACAAAACACGCACAAGAACCCTCCCTCGAAAGAAACATTGtgagaaaaattgaagaaatgAATAAGTACCGATTTGATCCCATAAGAGACTACAACGGGGttataaaaaacaacatcaGAGACAACTGTTACTACGATGTAGATTTTTATCACTTCCTTGATTGCATCCACAATATGGACCAAGGCACCTTCTCCAAAGAGACCAAACTTGCAGAATATAAAAACTATTTGAAAAACAGCTTTGCAGACAATTCGCTCTTTCAAATTTACTTCAACTTCCTCACATACATGTCCAATAATCCCAACATGTTCCAtcacatgaaaaaatatttacatttccATCCCTACTCCACCAAGTTGTTAAAAAACAGGACGTATTTCTTCAACATGGATTTGCTCAACGTCATTTTTAGCTTTGACAACGACGCTTTGGATGAACTTAAAAGTGTCCTCAGTTTATTCCCTACTTGTCCTTCCCTCGACGAGCTGTTCACGGCAGTCTCTCTGCTCCACATGCCCCTTGGAGGGGCATAG
- a CDS encoding 3-oxoacyl-(acyl-carrier protein) reductase (putative): MIALHFCFLCSLLVSLLRGYKLMHARGGAQIAPQRGAPSNVALHAAPDQRRNYYHCGDNRVALVTGAGRGIGRSIAKTLGGSVSTVLCISRTQKSCDNIVDELKSMGCQSSGYAVDLADKDQVTELINKLLAENKTIDILVNNAGITRDNISLRMRSEEWEDVLRTNLSSLFYVTQPIAKRMVSNRYGRIINMSSIVGLTGNAGQINYASSKAGVIGFTKSLSKELASRNVANLVAFLASEIAAYINGKVFVIDGGLST; encoded by the exons ACACTTTTGCTTCCTGTGCTCCCTCCTTGTGAGCCTACTGAGGGGATACAAACTGATGCATGCACGGGGAGGTGCACAG ATAGCCCCCCAACGGGGCGCACCCAGCAATGTCGCGCTGCACGCGGCACCCGATCAGAGGCGAAACTACTACCACTGTGGAGACAACCGCGTAGCACTCGTTACGGGCGCGGGGAGAGGAATTGGCAGGAGCATCGCCAAAACGCTGGGCGGCTCGGTGTCCACCGTATTGTGCATCAGTCGAACGCAG AAATCCTGCGATAACATCGTGGACGAACTCAAATCGATGGGGTGCCAGTCCTCCGGGTACGCCGTGGACTTAGCAGACAAGGACCAAGTAACAGAATTGATTAACAAGCTGTTGGCAGAAAACAAAACCATAGACATCCTTGTGAACAACGCAGGAATTACCAGGGATAATATATCTCTTCGTATGAGGAGCGAGGAATGGGAAGATGTCCTAAGAACGAATTTAAGTTCGCTGTTTTACGTAACGCAGCCAATTGCTAAACGGATGGTTAGCAATCGTTACGGCCGCATCATTAATATGTCTAGCATAGTTGGTCTTACAGGAAACGCAGGTCAAATTAACTACGCATCATCCAAGGCTGGGGTCATAGGGTTCACGAAAAGCTTATCCAAAGAACTGGCTTCCAGGAAC GTGGCCAATTTGGTGGCTTTTCTCGCCTCCGAGATTGCTGCATACATTAACGGAAAGGTGTTCGTAATTGATGGCGGCTTATCCACGTGA